One window of Mucilaginibacter inviolabilis genomic DNA carries:
- a CDS encoding 4Fe-4S dicluster domain-containing protein: MAIKITDECINCGACEPECPNNAIYDAGAAWRFSDGTGLKGVIDFGDGNTLNAEESQAALSDDIYYIVPDKCTECVGFHDEPQCAAVCPVDCCVDDEDIRESKEELLAKKDWLHINE, translated from the coding sequence ATGGCGATTAAAATCACCGATGAATGCATAAACTGCGGAGCCTGCGAGCCGGAGTGCCCAAATAATGCCATTTATGATGCCGGCGCGGCATGGCGCTTTAGCGACGGAACAGGGCTTAAAGGGGTTATTGATTTTGGCGATGGTAACACATTAAATGCCGAAGAATCACAGGCTGCACTTTCTGATGATATATATTACATTGTACCAGATAAATGTACCGAATGTGTTGGTTTTCATGACGAACCACAATGTGCTGCAGTATGCCCTGTAGATTGTTGTGTTGATGATGAAGATATTCGCGAAAGCAAAGAAGAATTGTTAGCCAAGAAAGACTGGCTGCATATCAACGAATAG
- a CDS encoding acyl-CoA reductase, which produces MSKINIKTAINSFSVLGKQLAEPDEQLMAIINDEQYHNAWFTPESVLRAVTAIGKMLNEADLTAWLDRYNLSGDDQPKKVGLILAGNIPLVGFHDVLCVLATGNHALIKTSSQDAYLIKHVLQRLVDIDDSFASQFSFVERLTDFDAIIATGSNNSSRYFDYYFGKVPNIIRKNRNSIALLTGNESAEDLFNLGHDIFDYYGLGCRNVSKLLVPEGYVFNFFFESIEEFKTIIHHHKYSNNYDYNKSIYLVNGDKHFDNGFLMAKEDERIASPLAVVYYSHYADLPAAQQLLMEQSENLQCIVTKAPINVQSQVVGFGQSQQPALWDYADGIDTMDFLANL; this is translated from the coding sequence ATGTCAAAAATTAATATAAAAACCGCAATAAATTCATTTTCAGTCTTAGGAAAGCAGTTAGCCGAACCTGATGAGCAGTTAATGGCCATTATTAACGACGAACAGTACCATAATGCATGGTTTACACCCGAAAGTGTTTTACGCGCTGTTACCGCTATCGGCAAAATGCTTAATGAGGCTGATTTAACAGCCTGGCTCGACAGATACAACCTTTCGGGCGATGATCAACCTAAAAAAGTGGGACTCATCCTGGCCGGTAATATCCCGCTGGTAGGCTTTCATGATGTGCTTTGTGTACTGGCAACCGGTAATCACGCGCTCATTAAAACATCATCACAGGATGCGTACCTTATCAAGCACGTATTGCAACGCCTGGTTGATATCGATGATAGCTTTGCTTCCCAGTTTAGTTTTGTAGAACGCCTTACCGATTTTGATGCCATTATAGCTACCGGCAGCAACAATAGTTCGCGCTATTTTGACTATTATTTTGGCAAAGTACCCAATATTATCCGCAAAAACCGCAACAGCATAGCCCTGCTTACCGGCAACGAAAGTGCGGAGGACCTGTTTAACCTGGGTCACGATATTTTTGATTACTATGGCCTGGGCTGTCGTAACGTGTCGAAATTATTGGTACCTGAGGGATACGTTTTTAATTTCTTTTTTGAATCGATAGAAGAGTTTAAAACCATCATCCATCACCACAAATACAGCAACAATTACGATTACAACAAATCCATTTACCTGGTAAACGGCGACAAACATTTCGACAATGGCTTTTTAATGGCCAAGGAAGATGAACGTATAGCATCGCCCCTGGCGGTGGTGTATTACAGCCATTATGCCGATCTGCCTGCAGCACAGCAATTATTGATGGAACAAAGCGAAAACCTGCAATGCATCGTTACCAAAGCGCCAATAAATGTGCAAAGCCAGGTA